A stretch of the Haloarcula ordinaria genome encodes the following:
- a CDS encoding DoxX family protein — protein MAFETAGAPEAFLVGRVLFGGLLAFMGLNHFQNGEQLIPYAEMKGLPAPGLSVYVSGGLLVFSGLLLILGAFPVVAAGALATFLVVSALTMHDFWAAPEEQKQDEMTQFLKNVAMAGGAFVLLAVSGTAWPYSVGIGLF, from the coding sequence ATGGCGTTCGAGACTGCGGGTGCGCCCGAGGCGTTCCTCGTCGGCCGCGTGCTGTTCGGTGGCCTGCTGGCGTTCATGGGCCTGAACCACTTCCAGAACGGCGAGCAGCTGATTCCCTACGCCGAGATGAAGGGGCTGCCCGCCCCTGGACTGTCGGTGTACGTCAGTGGCGGGCTGCTGGTGTTCAGCGGCCTGTTGCTCATCCTCGGTGCCTTCCCCGTCGTCGCGGCCGGTGCGCTCGCGACGTTCCTCGTCGTGTCGGCACTGACGATGCACGACTTCTGGGCCGCGCCCGAGGAACAGAAACAGGACGAGATGACCCAGTTCCTGAAGAACGTCGCGATGGCCGGCGGCGCGTTCGTCCTGCTCGCCGTCTCGGGGACGGCCTGGCCGTACAGCGTCGGCATCGGACTGTTCTGA
- a CDS encoding winged helix-turn-helix transcriptional regulator, with the protein MSSEVFSDAVEDEAGPCAVVESLEQIGSRWRLVVLHELQNGERRFNELKRATDASSRTLSRVLDDLQETDFVQRRLEEDAPVATYYTLTPKGHSLCPVFDEIEDWADEWLAQGPE; encoded by the coding sequence ATGTCATCAGAAGTATTCTCAGACGCGGTAGAGGACGAAGCGGGCCCGTGTGCGGTCGTCGAGTCGCTCGAACAGATCGGGTCCCGGTGGCGACTCGTGGTCCTCCACGAACTCCAGAACGGAGAGCGCAGATTCAACGAACTCAAACGGGCGACGGACGCGAGCTCGCGGACGCTCTCCCGCGTCCTCGACGACCTCCAGGAGACCGATTTCGTCCAGCGACGGCTCGAGGAAGACGCGCCAGTGGCGACCTACTACACGCTAACCCCGAAAGGACATTCGCTCTGTCCGGTCTTCGACGAGATCGAGGACTGGGCCGACGAGTGGCTCGCCCAGGGCCCCGAGTGA
- the aglJ gene encoding S-layer glycoprotein N-glycosyltransferase AglJ, with amino-acid sequence MADRDDVCVLLPTYNEAETIESVVTGFREAGFETVLVVDGGSADDTREIAERAGARVVQQSGTGKGQAIREAVRRWVDQPYVLMADGDETYRSEEADRMLDPLLYGDAEHVIGDRFANMLPGAMTRLNMVGNRFINRAFAVIHGRDLGDILSGYRAFTTDSFERMSLTADGFGIETEMAVECVKHNIRTDVVPITYEPRPDESDTNLHPLRDGATIILTLYQMAKTNNPLFYFGSVGLGSIGMGAVLAAYVAYDWVVNSISHEVIAMVGGVAILLGLQLLMFGVLSDMIVAVNREQTRQLEDIARKLTDDDRSDRRSRATETEATVTSGESED; translated from the coding sequence ATGGCCGACCGTGACGACGTCTGCGTGCTCCTGCCGACATACAACGAGGCAGAGACTATCGAATCCGTCGTCACGGGCTTCCGCGAAGCCGGGTTCGAGACCGTCCTCGTCGTGGACGGCGGGTCCGCCGACGACACGCGTGAGATAGCCGAACGCGCCGGCGCTCGCGTCGTCCAGCAGTCCGGGACCGGCAAGGGACAGGCGATACGCGAGGCGGTCCGGCGGTGGGTCGACCAACCCTACGTCCTGATGGCAGACGGCGACGAGACCTACCGGAGCGAGGAGGCAGACCGGATGCTCGACCCGCTCCTGTACGGCGACGCCGAGCACGTCATCGGCGACCGCTTTGCCAACATGTTGCCCGGAGCGATGACGCGGCTCAACATGGTCGGCAACCGCTTCATCAACCGGGCGTTCGCCGTCATCCACGGCCGTGACCTCGGGGACATCCTCTCGGGGTACCGCGCGTTCACGACAGACTCCTTCGAACGGATGTCGCTGACCGCGGACGGCTTCGGTATCGAGACGGAGATGGCCGTCGAGTGTGTCAAGCACAACATCCGGACCGACGTCGTGCCGATCACCTACGAGCCGCGGCCCGACGAGTCCGACACGAACCTCCACCCGCTCCGCGACGGTGCGACCATCATCCTGACGCTCTATCAGATGGCCAAGACGAACAACCCGCTGTTCTACTTCGGGAGCGTCGGCCTGGGCTCTATCGGCATGGGCGCTGTGCTGGCGGCGTACGTCGCCTACGACTGGGTTGTCAACAGCATCTCCCACGAGGTCATCGCGATGGTTGGCGGGGTCGCCATCCTCCTCGGCCTCCAGTTGCTGATGTTCGGCGTTCTCTCGGATATGATCGTCGCGGTCAATCGCGAGCAGACGCGTCAACTCGAGGACATCGCTCGCAAACTGACCGACGACGACCGGTCGGACCGACGGTCGAGAGCGACCGAGACAGAGGCGACGGTCACGTCCGGCGAGTCCGAAGACTGA
- a CDS encoding TrmB family transcriptional regulator: MADPSDVFDLLGLTEYETTALEELLSLGRTTAPNLASATGIPKARIYGVLDALADRGFVKVVPGRPKEYQPKAPEDILDRAVENRRQSFEGFTQEIDANREAFLSEYRPRYERANEDISPTAELFHVVDVGGPSERETRRLYRDAGETLRIITNSFAYLDSVAGALEDALAAGADVAVLFLHPDRLPPEKAAVQADVVERLRREFTAVEFRFSDQKLPWRGTVVDPSMDYDGGEAILLVEEPDVPNHMRQAALTDNGSFVAGMQRYFDLVWEYESQASGDVYT, translated from the coding sequence ATGGCCGACCCGTCGGACGTGTTCGACCTCCTCGGGCTGACCGAGTACGAGACGACGGCGTTAGAGGAACTGCTCTCGCTCGGCCGGACCACGGCGCCGAACCTGGCGTCGGCCACCGGCATCCCCAAGGCCCGAATCTACGGCGTCCTCGACGCGCTGGCCGACCGCGGGTTCGTCAAGGTCGTCCCCGGCCGTCCCAAGGAGTACCAGCCGAAGGCGCCCGAAGATATCCTCGACCGCGCGGTCGAGAACCGTCGGCAGTCCTTCGAGGGGTTCACCCAGGAAATCGACGCCAACCGGGAGGCGTTCCTCTCCGAGTACCGGCCCCGTTACGAGCGGGCGAACGAGGACATCTCACCGACCGCCGAACTGTTCCACGTCGTCGACGTCGGCGGACCGAGCGAGCGCGAGACGAGGCGGCTCTACCGCGACGCGGGGGAGACGCTCCGAATCATCACGAACAGCTTTGCCTACCTCGATAGCGTCGCCGGAGCACTCGAAGATGCGCTGGCCGCCGGCGCCGACGTCGCGGTGCTGTTCCTCCATCCCGACCGACTGCCCCCCGAGAAGGCCGCCGTGCAGGCCGACGTCGTCGAGCGACTCCGGCGTGAGTTCACTGCCGTCGAGTTCCGGTTCAGCGACCAGAAGCTCCCCTGGCGCGGCACCGTCGTCGACCCGAGCATGGACTACGACGGCGGCGAAGCCATCCTGCTAGTCGAGGAACCGGACGTCCCGAACCACATGCGACAGGCCGCGTTGACCGACAACGGGTCGTTCGTCGCCGGGATGCAGCGGTACTTCGACCTGGTCTGGGAGTACGAGAGTCAGGCGTCGGGGGACGTCTACACGTAA
- a CDS encoding sulfatase, which yields MSGEPNVLLVVLDSARAKNCSLYGHANETTPFLESFAAAEATVYEQARAPGARSVTSHASLFSGLHVEEHGVVSAGHRLDPSVSVFSSLREAGYDTGVFTENDWLTAVDVGLKDGFDTIVGARNVPFPEGMNPHEFVSNEGQGQYSAFVRAALGSDEPFKSLANGVATKVQSDYKRFLPDSVRSSTPADVYVDAFLDWSERRDGPWAACVNLMDAHIPYEPTSEFDEWGGARARRLQSSFEDQKWSFNAGDRPWWQKRAVESLYDGAIRQLDAELERLVGALRERGELDDTLLVITSDHGEGFGEPSRLRPGVRVAEHGVAIHEVLFHVPLIVRQPGQTDPRRFEDPVSLTAFPDVVGGTRDGDAEPGAFVSDEPVITTAVGLDEPLQERAGKYVDDLSPWMGTSRAVYEREGDVVHKYCSKGERAATIHVRDAQTGYKVSSDGLERVESAFAGIEQLDVREDGEDFDELDSATYDRLEDLGYV from the coding sequence ATGTCCGGTGAGCCAAACGTCCTGCTGGTCGTGCTGGACAGCGCCCGAGCGAAGAACTGTAGCCTGTACGGCCACGCCAACGAGACGACCCCGTTTCTGGAGTCGTTCGCGGCAGCTGAGGCGACCGTCTACGAACAGGCTCGTGCGCCTGGAGCCCGCAGCGTCACGAGTCACGCGAGCCTCTTCTCGGGCCTCCACGTCGAGGAACACGGCGTCGTGTCCGCGGGCCACAGACTGGACCCGTCCGTCTCCGTCTTCTCGTCGCTCCGCGAGGCCGGCTACGACACCGGCGTCTTCACCGAGAACGACTGGCTGACGGCGGTGGACGTGGGCCTGAAAGACGGGTTCGACACGATAGTCGGCGCCCGAAACGTCCCGTTCCCGGAGGGAATGAACCCCCACGAGTTCGTCTCCAACGAGGGGCAGGGGCAGTACAGCGCGTTCGTGAGGGCGGCGCTCGGAAGCGACGAGCCGTTCAAGTCGCTCGCCAACGGGGTGGCGACGAAGGTACAGTCGGATTACAAGCGATTCCTCCCTGACAGCGTCCGGTCTTCGACGCCGGCCGACGTCTACGTCGATGCGTTCCTCGACTGGAGCGAACGACGCGACGGGCCGTGGGCCGCCTGTGTCAACCTGATGGACGCACATATCCCCTACGAACCCACGAGCGAGTTCGACGAGTGGGGTGGAGCCAGAGCCCGACGCCTCCAGTCGTCGTTCGAGGACCAGAAGTGGTCGTTCAACGCTGGAGACCGCCCGTGGTGGCAGAAGCGAGCCGTCGAATCGCTCTACGACGGCGCGATACGACAGCTCGACGCCGAACTGGAGCGACTCGTGGGAGCGCTTCGAGAACGAGGTGAACTGGACGACACCCTGCTCGTAATCACGAGCGACCACGGAGAGGGGTTCGGCGAACCGAGTCGACTCCGACCGGGCGTCCGTGTCGCCGAGCACGGGGTCGCGATTCACGAAGTCCTGTTCCACGTGCCGCTAATCGTGCGACAACCCGGCCAGACGGACCCACGGCGCTTCGAGGACCCGGTATCGCTGACCGCCTTCCCAGACGTCGTCGGGGGGACTCGGGACGGCGATGCCGAACCTGGCGCGTTCGTGTCGGACGAGCCAGTCATCACGACGGCCGTCGGCCTCGACGAACCGTTACAGGAGCGAGCCGGCAAGTACGTCGACGACCTCTCACCCTGGATGGGGACGTCACGGGCAGTGTACGAACGCGAGGGTGACGTCGTCCACAAGTATTGCTCGAAGGGGGAGAGGGCCGCAACAATCCACGTCCGGGACGCACAGACGGGATACAAAGTATCGTCGGACGGCCTGGAGCGCGTCGAATCGGCGTTCGCCGGTATCGAACAACTCGACGTTCGCGAAGACGGGGAGGATTTCGACGAGCTGGACAGCGCGACGTACGACCGATTGGAAGACCTGGGTTACGTGTAG
- a CDS encoding alkaline phosphatase family protein: MVLVVLGIDALDPELVDAQRHPNLVLDAHESIATIDSVEGEPSTHELWPTIITGLEPREHGLTLDDDGVAWENPLLNVGSRLADYVLPDAVQTRIGAWLLTNTRADAFRTPAAYYAERGIETVFDTADGTAIGIPNYVVDPDETDRENQLRQNMGDLFKRDPDAVGGHRSADPVAFYEQCLEMVMIRIARARRALRGGASELVFAYTSGLDLVGHVAYQTPGLQQEAYDELDDFVGEVRADLGETDELLLVSDHGLQDGVHTHEAMVASTEPSIVDRIASVLDVKAAIEVELDRVDHRPTERTVETAGPGDAEAVREQLEDLGYM, encoded by the coding sequence ATGGTCCTCGTCGTGCTCGGAATCGACGCCCTCGACCCGGAACTCGTCGACGCGCAGCGACACCCGAACCTCGTGCTGGACGCCCACGAGTCGATAGCGACGATAGACAGCGTCGAGGGCGAACCGAGCACACACGAACTCTGGCCGACGATTATCACGGGCTTGGAGCCCAGGGAACACGGACTGACCCTGGACGACGACGGCGTCGCCTGGGAGAACCCGCTGTTGAACGTCGGGAGTCGCCTCGCTGACTACGTGTTGCCCGACGCAGTCCAGACACGTATCGGCGCCTGGCTTCTGACGAATACGCGCGCCGATGCGTTCAGAACGCCCGCGGCCTACTACGCCGAGCGTGGCATCGAGACCGTCTTCGACACGGCCGACGGGACCGCAATCGGCATTCCGAACTACGTCGTCGACCCCGACGAGACCGACCGCGAGAACCAGCTGCGACAGAACATGGGTGACCTGTTCAAGCGGGACCCGGATGCAGTCGGCGGTCACCGGTCAGCGGACCCCGTGGCGTTCTACGAACAGTGCCTGGAGATGGTGATGATCCGCATCGCACGAGCCCGGCGGGCGCTCCGCGGCGGCGCGTCTGAACTGGTCTTCGCGTACACGAGCGGCCTGGACCTCGTCGGCCACGTCGCCTACCAGACACCTGGATTACAGCAGGAGGCGTACGACGAACTCGACGACTTCGTCGGGGAGGTCCGGGCGGACCTGGGCGAGACCGACGAACTGCTCCTCGTCAGCGACCACGGCTTGCAAGACGGCGTTCACACGCACGAGGCGATGGTCGCCAGCACCGAACCGAGCATCGTCGACCGCATCGCGAGCGTCCTCGACGTGAAAGCCGCCATCGAGGTGGAACTCGACAGAGTGGACCACCGCCCGACAGAGCGAACCGTCGAGACGGCGGGACCGGGCGACGCCGAAGCGGTCAGAGAGCAGCTCGAAGATCTGGGGTACATGTGA